A window of Cohnella herbarum contains these coding sequences:
- a CDS encoding ArnT family glycosyltransferase produces MNDHGQRSHPVPLNAMRILMWSGLLFFISIVIIALLDRIRVTGSITATVGFTLSAVIGYGVISRWLNRPISRGIYAVVLIVIALGSRVAWVLSVDTQPVSDFKVMYDYAIKAADGDFSFSKMDYYIRWVYQLGYTLYEGLIVRIFGASLVPLKLFNALFETLTVWIVYRMAASLFGETSGRIAGLMYATYIPNIIMSSVLTNQHLSTLLFAAGCCIAVTHRGRNGISGSMAVALCFALGSVFRPMGSFYVGIFLLFVVLFESMKAGRWQQRVGTIVKKGASFIAVYIVVQQLVSYSLIAAGITELKLNSNQEPYWKFMVGLNAESGGQWNDKDARYVVNYPLGPERNEVELAILKERLNDPVEVAALFLEKWSIMWAGTDDSVNWSLGAIENTYDWQLKLVAVERSQYAAYALFGWFSIIMLLFHQWKSTRSGGAGTLLSTWRISAISFPILLLLAYSALHLIIEIQTRYRLDVLPFFIVIASFGCTSLAVSSRKWKLTRRKRTSHTESPSNTVSS; encoded by the coding sequence ATGAACGATCACGGACAACGAAGTCATCCCGTACCCTTAAACGCAATGAGAATTTTGATGTGGTCTGGCCTTTTGTTCTTTATATCCATAGTCATAATCGCTCTTCTCGATAGAATAAGAGTAACGGGTTCGATCACCGCCACTGTAGGATTTACGCTTAGCGCGGTTATTGGGTACGGGGTGATCTCACGCTGGCTTAACCGTCCGATTTCCCGGGGGATTTACGCTGTTGTTTTGATTGTTATCGCGCTGGGTTCCCGGGTTGCATGGGTTCTATCCGTGGACACCCAGCCCGTGTCGGACTTTAAGGTGATGTACGATTATGCGATTAAGGCTGCCGACGGGGATTTTTCATTCAGTAAAATGGATTATTATATCCGATGGGTTTACCAACTGGGCTACACTTTATATGAAGGATTAATTGTGCGGATTTTCGGAGCTTCATTAGTTCCGCTTAAGCTATTTAACGCATTGTTCGAGACGCTGACCGTATGGATCGTGTACCGTATGGCGGCAAGCCTATTCGGGGAAACGAGCGGGCGAATAGCCGGACTTATGTATGCGACTTACATTCCTAATATCATTATGAGCTCGGTACTAACGAACCAGCATCTATCGACGTTGTTATTCGCGGCAGGTTGCTGCATCGCCGTGACGCATAGAGGAAGAAACGGAATATCGGGCTCGATGGCGGTCGCCTTGTGCTTTGCTCTAGGGTCGGTTTTCCGTCCTATGGGCTCCTTTTATGTTGGTATATTTTTGTTGTTCGTCGTTTTGTTCGAATCGATGAAAGCGGGAAGATGGCAGCAACGAGTCGGCACGATTGTCAAAAAAGGCGCGAGTTTCATCGCTGTATATATCGTCGTACAACAGCTCGTTAGCTATTCCTTGATCGCTGCCGGTATAACGGAATTAAAGCTAAACTCGAACCAGGAACCCTACTGGAAATTCATGGTGGGGTTAAATGCGGAATCGGGAGGACAATGGAACGATAAAGATGCTCGGTACGTAGTGAATTATCCTTTGGGTCCCGAACGGAATGAAGTGGAGTTAGCGATCCTAAAGGAACGGCTAAACGATCCGGTTGAAGTTGCTGCGCTTTTCCTGGAAAAATGGTCCATAATGTGGGCAGGCACGGATGATTCGGTGAATTGGAGCTTAGGAGCGATCGAAAATACGTACGATTGGCAATTGAAGCTAGTTGCGGTCGAAAGAAGTCAATATGCGGCGTATGCTCTCTTCGGATGGTTTTCGATAATCATGCTATTGTTTCACCAATGGAAAAGCACTCGTTCCGGAGGCGCGGGAACACTCCTATCGACTTGGCGAATATCGGCTATATCGTTTCCAATATTACTTTTACTAGCCTATTCGGCGCTTCATTTGATCATTGAAATTCAAACTCGTTATCG
- a CDS encoding FAD-dependent oxidoreductase, whose product MKIIVIGCTHAGTATVTQMAKLYPDADITVYERNDNVSFLSCGIALHVGGVVNNAEQLFYSNPEQLKRLGINTKMRHDVLSINTDRKTVRVRNLVTRETNIDTYDKLVVTTGSWPIIPQMEGIGLDNILLCKNYAHAQTIIQKAESARKIVVVGAGYIGIELVEAFEQLGKQVTLIDNTPRVLFKYLDEPFTDLVETELKTRGVELALGQCVTAFTGENNQVHKVTTTAGQYEADLVILCIGFRPNTALLQDQVEMLPNGAILVDEYMRTSCPDVYAAGDSCAIRFNPTGKHAYIPLATNAVRMGTLVARNLIKPTIKYLGTQGTSGIKIFDYNIASTGMTEQAALDAGMNVKEITINDDYRPDFMPTHEKALLKVVYEEESGRIVGAQVLSKADLTQSINTLSVCIQNNMTMDELGFVDFFFQPHYNKPWNLLNQAGLQAYSTVG is encoded by the coding sequence ATGAAAATCATCGTTATTGGTTGCACCCATGCCGGAACGGCTACCGTTACCCAAATGGCTAAGCTTTACCCTGATGCCGATATTACCGTATACGAGCGTAATGATAACGTATCTTTCCTATCGTGCGGCATTGCGCTTCATGTCGGGGGCGTCGTTAATAATGCGGAGCAGCTTTTCTATTCGAACCCTGAACAATTGAAAAGACTCGGCATCAACACAAAAATGCGCCATGACGTCCTCAGCATCAATACGGATCGAAAAACCGTAAGAGTACGCAACCTCGTAACCAGAGAAACCAACATTGACACTTATGACAAGTTGGTAGTGACAACGGGCTCGTGGCCGATTATTCCGCAAATGGAAGGCATCGGGTTGGACAACATTTTACTATGCAAAAATTACGCGCATGCCCAGACCATCATTCAAAAAGCCGAAAGCGCAAGAAAGATCGTCGTCGTAGGCGCCGGATATATCGGAATCGAGCTTGTGGAAGCTTTCGAGCAATTAGGCAAACAGGTTACTTTGATCGATAATACGCCGCGCGTACTGTTCAAGTATTTGGATGAGCCCTTTACGGATCTGGTGGAAACCGAGTTAAAAACACGGGGAGTCGAGTTAGCGCTCGGACAGTGCGTTACAGCATTTACCGGAGAAAATAATCAGGTTCATAAAGTCACGACGACCGCCGGTCAATACGAAGCCGATCTTGTTATTCTTTGCATCGGATTCCGCCCTAATACGGCTTTGCTGCAAGATCAAGTGGAAATGCTCCCTAACGGCGCTATCCTCGTTGATGAATACATGCGCACGAGTTGTCCGGATGTATATGCCGCCGGCGATAGCTGCGCGATCCGGTTTAACCCGACCGGCAAACACGCTTACATTCCTCTGGCCACGAACGCCGTCCGGATGGGAACGCTCGTTGCCCGCAATTTGATTAAACCAACGATTAAGTACCTAGGAACGCAAGGCACTTCGGGAATTAAGATTTTCGACTATAATATCGCATCGACGGGGATGACGGAACAAGCCGCTCTTGACGCGGGAATGAATGTGAAAGAAATCACAATAAACGACGACTACCGTCCGGATTTCATGCCTACGCATGAAAAAGCGTTGTTGAAGGTCGTTTACGAAGAAGAAAGCGGAAGAATCGTCGGCGCGCAGGTTCTATCGAAAGCGGATCTGACGCAATCGATCAACACCCTATCGGTATGTATCCAGAACAACATGACGATGGACGAGCTCGGATTCGTCGACTTCTTCTTCCAACCTCATTACAACAAACCTTGGAACTTGCTGAACCAAGCGGGTTTGCAAGCCTATTCGACGGTCGGTTGA
- the rnz gene encoding ribonuclease Z, which produces MELWFLGTSAGMPISGRNVTSIALRMPQDRGTFWLFDCGEGTQHQLLSTPFRLSRLEKLFITHLHGDHLFGLPGILSSRASLGGTEPLELYGPPGLREFTETALRISETHLGYPLHIREIEEGTVFEDGAFSVEAALLDHRIDSFGYRVVELPRVGALNTRLLAELGVPSGPAYGRLKSGEDVVLEDGRTVRSSNVVGHPIAGRVVVVLGDTKPCPNAVKLAQGADLLVHEATFAHDLADKADEYGHATSVQAAETARDAEVGRLILTHFSSRYKPEDLAVLEAEARNTFLATDAAIELTPYLIPRSSLSE; this is translated from the coding sequence ATGGAGCTTTGGTTCTTAGGAACAAGCGCCGGCATGCCTATTTCGGGTAGGAACGTGACGTCCATCGCGCTGCGCATGCCGCAGGATAGGGGAACGTTCTGGTTGTTCGATTGCGGGGAAGGGACTCAGCATCAGTTGTTGAGCACGCCTTTCCGATTAAGCCGCTTAGAGAAGCTGTTCATTACTCACCTTCACGGCGATCATCTCTTCGGACTTCCGGGTATATTAAGCAGCAGGGCGTCGCTAGGCGGAACCGAACCGTTGGAGCTGTACGGACCGCCGGGACTGCGCGAGTTTACCGAAACCGCGTTGCGGATTTCCGAAACTCATTTGGGGTATCCTTTGCACATTCGTGAAATCGAGGAAGGAACGGTGTTCGAGGATGGGGCTTTCAGCGTAGAAGCAGCCCTATTGGATCACCGGATCGATAGCTTCGGATACAGAGTCGTCGAGCTTCCTAGAGTCGGAGCCCTCAATACTCGGTTGCTTGCCGAGTTGGGCGTTCCTTCAGGTCCCGCTTACGGCAGGCTGAAATCGGGCGAAGACGTGGTATTGGAAGACGGGCGGACGGTTCGCTCATCGAATGTGGTCGGCCATCCGATAGCCGGTCGCGTCGTCGTGGTATTGGGGGATACGAAGCCATGCCCCAATGCCGTGAAGCTGGCGCAAGGCGCGGATCTGTTGGTTCACGAGGCGACGTTCGCGCATGATCTCGCCGATAAAGCCGATGAATACGGTCACGCCACCTCGGTGCAGGCTGCGGAAACCGCGCGGGATGCGGAGGTTGGACGGCTGATCCTTACGCACTTCAGCTCCCGCTACAAACCGGAGGATCTGGCGGTCTTGGAAGCGGAAGCGAGAAATACGTTCCTGGCCACGGATGCGGCTATTGAATTAACGCCTTACTTGATTCCGAGATCATCCTTGTCGGAATAA